The following coding sequences lie in one Filimonas effusa genomic window:
- a CDS encoding HAD family hydrolase, with product MDNGISIQKQQALTKLTDGYEAFLYDCDGTLADNMQAHKDSYVKVAALHGLTLDAAIIDEFAGLPTVLVVEEINKRYGTDFVPLEFATEKSRLFIEEYIEHTKPIDFVVNHLKEHAGKVKIGVVSGGSRRTVQKTLTVLGILDLVEILVCAGETENGKPYPDPFLKAAADLGVRPDQCIVFEDGDAGVQAATAAGMKWVRIDKVTAEESL from the coding sequence ATGGACAACGGTATAAGCATTCAGAAGCAGCAGGCACTTACAAAGTTAACAGATGGTTACGAAGCGTTTTTATACGACTGTGACGGCACGCTGGCCGACAATATGCAGGCGCATAAGGATTCGTATGTAAAAGTGGCTGCTTTACATGGTTTAACACTGGACGCCGCGATCATCGATGAGTTTGCCGGGTTACCGACTGTGCTGGTGGTAGAAGAGATCAACAAACGTTACGGAACTGATTTTGTACCATTGGAGTTTGCAACTGAAAAATCACGCCTGTTCATTGAAGAATATATCGAGCATACCAAACCCATTGATTTCGTAGTAAACCACCTGAAGGAACATGCCGGCAAAGTTAAGATAGGCGTGGTTTCGGGTGGCAGCCGCCGTACGGTACAAAAAACACTTACCGTGTTAGGCATATTAGACCTGGTAGAGATACTGGTATGTGCAGGAGAAACAGAAAATGGCAAACCTTATCCTGATCCATTTTTAAAAGCAGCAGCAGATCTGGGTGTACGTCCTGATCAGTGTATTGTTTTTGAAGACGGCGATGCTGGTGTTCAGGCAGCAACAGCGGCGGGCATGAAATGGGTTCGTATCGACAAAGTAACAGCTGAAGAGAGCTTATAG
- a CDS encoding peptidylprolyl isomerase, with product MNSKFLYIIFFGLLAACRPEYKNPHVLIRSAAGDIELELYPGKAPKTVAAFLSYVDSGCYQPASFYRVLNDENQPSNAPKSSLIQGGIWRTNYKKAAAVTGVSHETTQQSGILHKNGTISLARTDTGTAKTEFFICIGDQPGLDFGGENNPDKQGYAAFGRVVKGMNVVNTIYKRPEDDQYFHPPVAILTIERL from the coding sequence ATGAATAGTAAGTTCCTTTATATCATTTTCTTTGGATTATTAGCAGCCTGCAGGCCGGAATATAAAAACCCGCATGTGCTGATTCGTAGCGCTGCAGGAGATATTGAGCTGGAATTATATCCCGGTAAAGCGCCTAAAACAGTGGCCGCCTTCCTGTCGTATGTCGATTCAGGATGCTACCAGCCCGCTTCCTTTTACCGCGTACTTAACGACGAAAACCAACCCTCAAATGCACCCAAAAGCAGCCTGATACAGGGCGGAATATGGCGTACCAACTATAAAAAAGCGGCAGCTGTAACCGGCGTATCCCACGAAACAACACAACAGTCCGGCATTCTTCATAAAAATGGAACCATTTCCCTGGCAAGAACCGATACCGGAACCGCCAAAACCGAATTCTTTATTTGCATAGGAGACCAGCCCGGACTTGATTTTGGCGGAGAGAATAATCCCGATAAACAGGGATATGCCGCCTTTGGAAGGGTTGTGAAAGGTATGAACGTTGTAAACACTATTTATAAAAGACCGGAGGATGACCAGTATTTCCATCCCCCGGTTGCAATATTGACAATTGAACGGCTATAA